Proteins found in one Campylobacter concisus genomic segment:
- a CDS encoding formate dehydrogenase subunit alpha, translating into MKKVDGKWQRISWDQAVNEIGDKMLQIRKEDGPDSVIFLGSAKFNNEQAYYFRKFAAFWGTNSNDHVARIUHSATVAGVANTWGYGAMTNHFGDMAANSKCIFIIGANPAVANPVGGMKHTLQAKDRNNAKVIVADPNFTKSAAHADLYLRQRSGTDIALVYGLIHIILKNGWEDKEFIKNRTYGIDEIAKEAEHWTPEVTSDVTGVPVDKLMEAANILAHTKPGTVIWALGITQHSVGSSNTRILPILQLILGNMGKPGGGCNIIRGHDNVQGSTDMCNLSDSLPMYYGLTDAAWKYYCQGWGVDYDEFIKRFAVSTKEPKQGGTPVKNTVFEEYYYHDPKNPEDRNWRNEKGWSLSKWWQGVLKEENTFSSGALRVLWVQGTGLTSMAHLAKIQEAASKLDMIVVAEPFVNEISILSDRKDGVYILPVATAFENEGHLNATNRSGQWRTKVVDPLYESKGDHEVMFAFAKKFGFYDEYVKGMKMAVVDRELKQVKDDFVWPDDATNEIARVGNSIGYGGRTAEMFRRHQANWDKFDPDTLIGLGGEVKGEYYGKPWPAWDEKHPGTPILYDMSKPYAEGGSGFRNRFGLEHNGVSQLASEEATLVGSAIKGGYPQITKDNIEKVLGITLTEEEKAKIGPSWSMDYSGIILEKCREKGVVPYGNARARAIVWEFLDPIPKHREPIHSPRWDLVQKYPTFDDQARNFRVSTRFKSEQQAKDWSKEFPIVFSTQRVVNLSGAGMIERTSKYLSAITPEMFANVHPELALKYGIKDRDMMWIHSPQGTKIKVRCYHSYMVTPDRICMPYNFAGVMQGVDLSARYPEGTKPYVIGESFNTVTNYGFDPVTQISEFNAGLCRIEKAEENAFKTSFYHEYGERDALGKE; encoded by the coding sequence ATGAAAAAGGTTGATGGCAAATGGCAAAGAATTTCATGGGATCAAGCCGTAAATGAGATCGGCGATAAGATGCTTCAGATCCGCAAAGAAGATGGTCCTGATAGTGTTATATTCTTAGGATCTGCGAAATTTAACAACGAGCAAGCATATTACTTTAGAAAATTTGCTGCGTTTTGGGGCACAAACAGCAACGACCACGTAGCAAGAATTTGACATAGCGCAACAGTCGCCGGTGTGGCGAATACTTGGGGTTATGGCGCGATGACAAACCACTTTGGAGATATGGCTGCAAATTCGAAATGTATATTTATAATAGGTGCAAACCCAGCTGTGGCAAACCCAGTTGGCGGCATGAAGCACACTTTGCAAGCAAAAGATAGAAACAACGCAAAGGTGATCGTAGCTGATCCAAACTTTACAAAATCAGCCGCACACGCTGACCTTTATCTAAGACAAAGATCAGGCACTGATATAGCACTTGTTTATGGCCTCATCCACATCATCTTAAAAAATGGCTGGGAAGATAAAGAATTTATAAAAAATAGAACTTATGGTATCGATGAGATAGCAAAAGAGGCTGAGCACTGGACACCAGAGGTCACATCTGATGTTACAGGCGTGCCAGTTGATAAGCTAATGGAGGCTGCAAATATCCTAGCTCACACAAAACCAGGCACTGTGATCTGGGCACTTGGCATCACTCAGCACTCAGTTGGTAGCTCAAATACGAGAATTTTACCTATCCTTCAACTAATCCTAGGCAACATGGGCAAACCAGGCGGCGGCTGTAACATCATCCGTGGTCACGACAACGTTCAAGGTTCAACCGATATGTGTAACCTCTCAGATAGCTTGCCAATGTACTACGGACTAACCGATGCAGCTTGGAAATATTACTGCCAAGGCTGGGGTGTTGATTATGATGAGTTTATCAAACGCTTTGCAGTCTCAACTAAAGAGCCAAAACAAGGCGGCACACCAGTTAAAAACACTGTTTTTGAAGAGTATTATTACCACGATCCTAAAAATCCAGAGGATAGAAACTGGAGAAATGAAAAAGGCTGGTCACTTTCAAAATGGTGGCAAGGCGTCTTAAAAGAAGAAAATACCTTTAGCAGTGGCGCATTAAGAGTTCTTTGGGTTCAGGGAACTGGTCTAACATCTATGGCACACCTAGCTAAAATTCAAGAAGCAGCTTCAAAACTAGATATGATCGTAGTTGCTGAGCCATTTGTAAATGAAATTTCTATCCTTTCAGATAGAAAAGATGGCGTCTATATCTTGCCAGTGGCAACTGCCTTTGAAAACGAAGGTCACTTAAACGCTACAAACCGCTCAGGTCAGTGGAGAACAAAAGTCGTTGATCCGCTTTATGAGAGCAAGGGCGATCACGAAGTTATGTTTGCATTTGCTAAGAAATTTGGCTTTTATGATGAATACGTAAAAGGCATGAAGATGGCTGTCGTAGATAGAGAGCTAAAACAAGTAAAAGATGACTTTGTATGGCCAGATGATGCGACAAATGAGATAGCAAGGGTTGGAAATTCTATCGGTTATGGCGGCAGAACTGCTGAGATGTTTAGACGTCACCAAGCAAACTGGGATAAATTTGACCCAGATACGCTAATAGGTCTTGGCGGCGAAGTAAAAGGCGAGTACTACGGCAAGCCATGGCCAGCATGGGATGAAAAACACCCTGGCACACCGATACTTTATGATATGAGTAAGCCTTATGCAGAGGGTGGCTCTGGCTTTAGAAACCGCTTTGGACTAGAGCATAACGGCGTTAGTCAGCTAGCTAGCGAAGAGGCAACTTTAGTTGGCTCAGCTATAAAAGGTGGCTACCCACAAATCACAAAAGATAATATAGAAAAAGTCCTAGGCATCACTCTAACAGAAGAGGAGAAGGCTAAGATAGGACCTAGCTGGAGCATGGACTACAGCGGTATCATATTAGAAAAATGCCGTGAAAAAGGCGTCGTGCCGTATGGTAACGCAAGGGCTAGAGCTATCGTTTGGGAATTCCTTGATCCTATCCCAAAACATAGAGAGCCTATCCACTCACCACGCTGGGATCTTGTCCAAAAGTATCCGACATTTGATGATCAAGCTAGAAATTTCCGTGTTTCTACTAGATTTAAGTCAGAGCAACAAGCAAAAGACTGGTCAAAAGAGTTCCCTATCGTATTTAGTACGCAACGCGTCGTAAATTTAAGTGGTGCGGGAATGATAGAGAGAACTAGTAAATACCTCTCAGCTATCACGCCTGAGATGTTTGCTAACGTTCACCCTGAGCTTGCTTTAAAATACGGCATAAAAGATCGCGATATGATGTGGATCCACAGCCCGCAAGGCACGAAGATCAAAGTAAGATGCTACCACAGCTATATGGTCACTCCAGATAGAATTTGTATGCCTTACAACTTCGCTGGCGTTATGCAAGGTGTTGATCTCTCAGCTCGCTACCCAGAGGGCACTAAGCCTTATGTTATCGGCGAGAGCTTTAACACAGTTACAAACTACGGATTTGACCCTGTTACTCAAATTTCAGAATTTAACGCAGGTCTTTGCCGCATAGAAAAAGCTGAGGAGAATGCCTTTAAAACATCGTTTTATCACGAGTATGGCGAGAGAGACGCCTTAGGTAAAGAGTAA
- a CDS encoding 4Fe-4S binding protein: protein MKEFGFYNDFDDTLMLNEQIEINNEKEEYLVSNSPKLKANITAPEINFYLKNTTASVLEKAKNTLLLYEARATAFDMAKDVDYEKEVGKNVVIVSNSGREELANLLKENGYKVIELTHFEVKFIYGAAGELSVLILRANDEFEVDCDFFLVENARDYMLKQSGCYEIAGLEDKAVLKILNEKTPKFKYKSLTQYDSSICQYHERRNEICGRCVDVCPTVAILKEDETKHLVFSQIDCTNCGNCISVCPSGALDYTLMPQSSFAAVAKLYKGKIALIVPEEINLEDLSVSLPENVLPFAISAAHFLSQTHFLTLLQESGASTILFSKTLGKGEKDAISILNQIYELKFKETAIYHAKDKNELEDALKKANFIADSQHTINEYALPKREIFAKRLEFLVGSEDLGVVKSGEMIRYGDVKINTDSCTLCLSCVGACNVSALVADKKTNSILFNPSVCTACGYCELSCAEKDTISLEVGKISLKPEFFTYNELARDELFACVECGKEFATKKAVEKIATIMQPRFGNDRVKIKALYCCADCKAKLMVQAQINAMKEDLLNG, encoded by the coding sequence ATGAAAGAATTTGGCTTTTATAACGATTTTGACGATACTTTGATGCTAAATGAACAGATAGAAATAAATAATGAAAAGGAAGAATATTTAGTTTCTAACTCACCAAAGCTTAAAGCAAACATTACCGCACCTGAGATAAATTTTTATCTAAAAAATACAACCGCAAGCGTCTTAGAAAAAGCTAAAAATACACTTTTGCTTTATGAAGCAAGAGCAACTGCATTTGACATGGCAAAGGATGTTGATTACGAAAAAGAAGTCGGAAAAAACGTCGTAATAGTAAGCAACTCAGGCCGTGAGGAGCTAGCAAATTTATTAAAAGAAAATGGCTATAAAGTCATTGAATTAACGCATTTTGAAGTGAAATTTATTTATGGCGCAGCTGGCGAACTTAGTGTTTTGATACTTAGAGCAAATGACGAATTTGAGGTTGATTGCGACTTTTTCTTGGTTGAAAACGCAAGAGATTATATGCTAAAGCAAAGCGGCTGTTACGAGATAGCTGGGCTAGAAGATAAAGCTGTGCTTAAAATTTTAAATGAAAAAACTCCAAAATTTAAGTACAAAAGTCTAACTCAATATGACTCTTCGATCTGTCAATATCACGAACGACGAAATGAAATTTGTGGACGCTGTGTCGATGTTTGTCCAACTGTGGCCATTTTAAAAGAAGATGAAACAAAGCATCTTGTATTTTCACAGATAGACTGCACAAACTGTGGAAACTGCATAAGCGTCTGCCCTAGTGGCGCACTTGATTATACTCTAATGCCACAAAGCTCATTTGCTGCTGTGGCAAAGCTTTATAAAGGCAAGATTGCGCTCATTGTGCCAGAAGAGATAAATTTAGAAGATCTTAGCGTTAGCCTACCAGAAAATGTCCTACCTTTTGCCATTTCAGCTGCACATTTTCTAAGCCAAACGCACTTTTTGACACTTCTTCAAGAAAGTGGTGCGAGTACGATTTTATTTAGCAAAACTCTTGGCAAAGGCGAAAAAGACGCCATTAGCATCTTAAATCAAATTTATGAGCTTAAATTTAAAGAGACGGCGATCTATCACGCTAAAGATAAAAATGAGCTTGAAGATGCGCTCAAAAAGGCAAATTTTATAGCTGACTCACAACACACAATAAACGAATATGCCTTACCAAAAAGAGAAATTTTTGCAAAAAGACTCGAGTTTTTAGTAGGTAGCGAAGATCTTGGCGTGGTAAAAAGCGGCGAGATGATAAGATATGGCGATGTCAAGATAAACACTGATAGCTGTACACTTTGTCTAAGTTGCGTTGGTGCTTGTAACGTAAGTGCGCTAGTGGCTGATAAAAAGACAAATTCGATTTTATTTAATCCAAGTGTTTGTACAGCTTGCGGATACTGCGAGCTAAGCTGTGCTGAAAAAGATACCATAAGCCTTGAAGTTGGAAAAATTTCTCTTAAGCCTGAGTTTTTTACATATAATGAGCTGGCACGAGATGAGCTTTTTGCCTGTGTTGAGTGCGGAAAAGAGTTTGCGACTAAAAAAGCTGTCGAAAAGATCGCAACTATAATGCAACCAAGATTTGGCAACGATAGGGTCAAGATAAAAGCGCTTTACTGCTGTGCTGACTGTAAGGCCAAACTAATGGTTCAAGCCCAAATAAACGCAATGAAAGAGGATTTATTAAATGGATAA
- a CDS encoding thioredoxin domain-containing protein produces MKKVVLASIIAATSLMAASNKQIEDFYSEVFKNQNIDGVNVKVVERTKILDDIEKVSLKFSKGDMSQEDVTFVKGDLMFPDVVNLKEQKSYLAEEKKVIAEKAALDLVKSLAKIYKKEDKANVITLGNDSKKPTLIMFSDPECPYCRAELAKIETTLKDNNVEIILTPVHELSSLQKSALIYKDIKNAKSDSDKVKILRKYFSEDYNVDEKNVSKEESDKIDTLRKKYFSAGVRSVPFIINKSDLK; encoded by the coding sequence ATGAAAAAAGTGGTTTTAGCCTCAATAATAGCGGCAACTAGCCTAATGGCAGCTAGCAATAAGCAAATAGAAGATTTTTACTCAGAAGTTTTTAAAAATCAAAATATCGATGGTGTTAATGTAAAAGTCGTAGAACGCACTAAAATTTTAGATGATATAGAAAAAGTAAGCTTAAAATTTAGCAAAGGAGATATGTCTCAAGAAGATGTGACTTTTGTTAAGGGCGATCTTATGTTTCCTGATGTTGTAAATTTAAAGGAGCAAAAGTCTTATTTAGCTGAAGAAAAAAAGGTAATCGCAGAAAAGGCAGCACTTGATTTAGTAAAATCACTAGCTAAAATTTATAAAAAGGAAGACAAGGCAAATGTTATAACTCTTGGCAATGATAGCAAAAAGCCAACTCTTATCATGTTTTCAGATCCTGAATGCCCATATTGTAGAGCCGAGCTAGCAAAGATCGAAACGACATTAAAAGACAATAATGTTGAAATCATCCTAACTCCAGTGCATGAACTATCATCTTTGCAAAAAAGTGCTTTGATCTATAAAGATATAAAAAATGCAAAAAGTGATAGCGATAAGGTTAAAATTTTAAGAAAGTATTTTTCTGAAGATTATAACGTAGATGAAAAAAATGTTAGCAAAGAAGAGAGCGACAAGATCGATACTTTACGTAAAAAATATTTCTCTGCCGGCGTTAGATCAGTGCCATTTATCATAAACAAAAGTGATCTAAAATAA
- a CDS encoding DUF6803 family protein, producing MVMTHYMELLSLNQPYNLILFMVIPVGLTELLVAMEFLTMYHMDSGKNAGYKAVGKFAGIVLGVYFTALVIYFMAKIYPSIKWRGYADVIAVYSYLISVIPLLGIALLELNLIYKNASEKAKLKLHFFLLIFALIVAHVAMIFGMVDPTITGYKAENGEMGMHMNMPMNMPADMPMHDHHKMMQNMGEMHMNMMMQNMSDDNSTNMHMHH from the coding sequence ATGGTAATGACACACTACATGGAGCTTTTATCGCTCAATCAACCTTACAATCTAATCCTCTTCATGGTGATACCTGTGGGGCTTACGGAGCTTTTAGTGGCGATGGAGTTTCTCACTATGTATCACATGGATAGCGGTAAAAATGCTGGCTATAAGGCTGTTGGCAAATTTGCTGGCATAGTGCTTGGGGTCTATTTTACAGCTCTTGTGATCTATTTTATGGCAAAAATTTATCCAAGTATAAAATGGCGTGGATATGCCGATGTCATCGCTGTCTACTCATATCTCATCAGCGTCATACCACTTCTTGGCATCGCGCTTTTAGAGCTAAATTTGATCTACAAAAACGCAAGCGAAAAGGCAAAGCTAAAGCTTCACTTTTTCCTACTCATATTTGCCTTGATCGTCGCACACGTCGCAATGATATTTGGCATGGTTGATCCTACCATAACTGGCTACAAGGCTGAAAACGGTGAGATGGGTATGCATATGAATATGCCAATGAACATGCCAGCAGATATGCCAATGCACGATCACCACAAGATGATGCAAAATATGGGTGAGATGCATATGAATATGATGATGCAAAATATGAGTGATGATAACTCAACTAATATGCACATGCATCACTAA
- the fdh3B gene encoding formate dehydrogenase FDH3 subunit beta, translated as MARMKFFVDTNRCISCYGCQVACSSAHELPVGIYRRKVITLHDGIEGKEVSTTIACQHCTDAPCEQVCPVDCFYIRADGIVLHDKNKCIGCGYCLYACPFGAPQFPKDGAFGVKGVMDKCTMCAGGPEPTNSHEERELYGQNRMAEGKVPMCAAICSTNALLVGDAADVSNVYRKRVMLRNTGLNV; from the coding sequence ATGGCAAGAATGAAATTTTTTGTAGATACTAATAGATGTATCAGCTGCTATGGATGTCAAGTCGCTTGCTCTTCTGCTCACGAGCTTCCAGTAGGAATTTATAGAAGAAAAGTCATTACGCTTCACGATGGTATCGAAGGTAAAGAGGTATCAACTACTATCGCATGCCAGCACTGCACCGACGCACCTTGCGAGCAAGTTTGTCCAGTTGATTGCTTCTACATTAGAGCTGATGGCATCGTGCTTCACGATAAAAACAAGTGCATAGGCTGTGGATACTGCTTATATGCTTGCCCATTTGGTGCGCCACAGTTCCCTAAAGACGGGGCATTTGGCGTAAAAGGCGTAATGGATAAATGTACTATGTGTGCAGGCGGTCCAGAGCCAACTAACTCACACGAGGAGAGAGAGCTTTATGGTCAAAACAGAATGGCTGAGGGTAAAGTGCCTATGTGTGCGGCTATCTGCTCTACAAACGCGCTTTTAGTTGGCGACGCAGCCGATGTGTCAAATGTATACCGCAAACGCGTTATGCTAAGAAATACAGGACTAAATG
- the selA gene encoding L-seryl-tRNA(Sec) selenium transferase — MSDLRDIPQVDKIIKNEAFSGFDINLVTLLARQILNEVRAKILNENANFALQEIIDLILNEYHKFNESSLQRVLNLTGVTVHTNLARSVIDKEILSRATPVITGYSNLEYNLKTGSRGNRYDYIGEMIARAFGFEDAIVVNNNASAVFLVLNTFAKGREVVVSRGELVEIGGSFRVPEVMANAGCFLKEVGTTNKTKLKDYEEVINENTAMLVKVHRSNFDIVGFSEEVTANELSKLAYEQNLIDYFDLGSGFYGNLPFNLDKNEPDLKNLKDVSLVSFSGDKLLGAVQCGIIVGKRELIAKLRKNQLLRMLRVDKVIISLLAESMKAYLNKEFELITTQKLLHKSVKELENLANFINKNLKTPLEIVRTQTFVGGGAMPNKKIPSVALAVSGDAVLNEQKFRQKKVIGRIENDKFMLDLRSLLDDDVETLIKIINETEEK, encoded by the coding sequence TTGAGCGATTTAAGAGATATCCCACAAGTTGATAAGATTATAAAAAACGAAGCATTTTCAGGATTTGATATAAATTTAGTCACATTGCTTGCAAGGCAAATTTTAAATGAAGTTAGAGCTAAAATTTTAAATGAAAATGCAAATTTTGCGTTGCAAGAAATAATAGATTTAATCCTAAACGAATATCATAAATTTAATGAATCAAGCCTTCAAAGAGTACTAAATTTAACTGGTGTGACCGTACATACAAATCTTGCTAGAAGTGTCATCGATAAAGAAATTTTAAGTCGTGCAACTCCGGTAATCACAGGATATTCTAACCTTGAATACAACCTAAAAACAGGCAGTCGTGGCAACAGATACGACTATATCGGTGAGATGATCGCAAGAGCATTTGGTTTTGAAGACGCCATCGTTGTAAATAATAACGCAAGTGCTGTATTTTTAGTGCTAAATACTTTTGCAAAGGGTAGGGAGGTCGTCGTTAGTAGAGGCGAGCTAGTCGAGATCGGCGGTAGTTTTAGGGTGCCTGAGGTGATGGCAAATGCGGGCTGCTTTTTGAAAGAGGTTGGCACGACAAACAAAACTAAGCTAAAAGACTACGAAGAGGTAATTAATGAAAATACGGCGATGCTTGTAAAGGTTCATCGCTCAAATTTTGACATCGTGGGTTTTAGCGAAGAGGTTACAGCAAATGAACTAAGTAAATTGGCATATGAGCAAAATTTGATAGATTATTTTGATCTTGGCAGTGGATTTTACGGAAATTTGCCGTTTAACTTAGACAAAAATGAGCCAGATCTAAAAAATTTAAAGGATGTTTCGCTAGTTAGCTTTAGTGGTGATAAACTGCTTGGTGCGGTGCAGTGCGGCATCATTGTCGGCAAAAGAGAGCTCATAGCAAAGCTTAGAAAAAATCAGCTTTTAAGGATGCTTCGCGTAGATAAAGTGATCATCTCGCTTTTGGCTGAGAGCATGAAAGCCTATTTAAACAAAGAATTTGAGCTAATCACAACGCAAAAACTGCTTCACAAAAGTGTAAAAGAGCTTGAAAACTTAGCAAATTTTATAAATAAAAATCTAAAAACCCCGCTTGAGATAGTTCGCACACAAACCTTTGTAGGAGGCGGTGCGATGCCAAATAAAAAGATCCCAAGCGTGGCTTTGGCGGTTAGTGGTGACGCAGTTTTAAATGAGCAAAAATTTAGGCAAAAAAAGGTGATCGGCCGCATAGAAAATGATAAATTTATGCTTGATCTAAGATCGCTTTTGGATGATGATGTAGAAACGCTAATAAAAATAATAAATGAAACGGAAGAAAAATGA
- a CDS encoding molecular chaperone, which produces MDKNIIKARSYFYEFLAYPMFFYTNDEKFSRWKEQLRYLSANPLSEDSDAAFKNLDKFSFEEFSKEQNDVLFGFTNIPLSASFYEEGRDNGAARLRIIECLKLSPYRRDSELCKDSEDYVGFIFLAMATFLKDEFNDAKNISNKLFSETLNLFVDEFSQLLLAHKEANFFKSYTVILKDFIELERSILNVEAPAKPKGDSVAMAALKKEPFQSKMPTIKTKLHWEEFSPVISHEFKD; this is translated from the coding sequence ATGGATAAAAACATCATAAAAGCAAGATCATATTTTTACGAATTTCTAGCATATCCTATGTTTTTTTACACAAATGATGAGAAATTTTCAAGGTGGAAAGAGCAGTTAAGATACTTAAGCGCAAATCCTTTAAGCGAGGATAGTGATGCTGCATTTAAAAATTTAGATAAATTTAGCTTTGAAGAATTTTCAAAAGAACAAAATGACGTTCTTTTTGGCTTTACAAATATCCCCTTAAGCGCTTCATTTTATGAAGAGGGCAGAGATAACGGAGCAGCTAGGCTTAGGATTATTGAATGTTTAAAACTAAGCCCATATAGACGTGATAGCGAGCTTTGCAAAGATAGCGAGGACTACGTTGGATTTATATTTTTGGCGATGGCTACATTTTTAAAAGATGAGTTTAATGATGCAAAAAATATTAGCAACAAGCTATTTTCTGAAACTTTAAATTTATTTGTAGATGAGTTTTCTCAGCTACTTTTAGCTCACAAAGAGGCAAATTTCTTTAAATCATACACAGTTATTTTAAAAGACTTCATCGAGCTTGAGCGCTCCATACTAAACGTAGAAGCACCAGCTAAGCCAAAAGGCGATAGTGTCGCTATGGCGGCACTTAAGAAAGAACCATTTCAAAGCAAGATGCCAACAATCAAAACCAAACTTCATTGGGAAGAATTTTCTCCAGTCATCTCACACGAGTTTAAAGACTAG
- a CDS encoding twin-arginine translocation signal domain-containing protein produces the protein MQGSRRDFLKKSLKVGAAGGVLAVSAVAKVTSNDLAPDDNGVVVGKSNKKEVLYKKSKNWETYYKIAY, from the coding sequence ATGCAAGGATCAAGAAGAGATTTTCTCAAAAAATCTCTAAAAGTCGGTGCTGCCGGCGGAGTACTCGCAGTCTCAGCCGTAGCAAAAGTGACTAGTAATGACTTGGCTCCTGATGACAATGGCGTTGTCGTAGGCAAGTCAAACAAAAAAGAGGTGCTTTATAAAAAAAGCAAAAATTGGGAAACCTACTATAAAATCGCATACTAA
- the selB gene encoding selenocysteine-specific translation elongation factor — MSLIIGTAGHIDHGKTALIKELNGFEGDNLEEEKKRGITIDLSFSNLSKNDENIAFIDVPGHENLIKTMISGAYGFDACLFVVAANDGLMPQSLEHLEILNLLGVKSLIVALTKCDLVDEATINLRKKEIRDEISKFKNLQILEIFAVSIKDKASIDELRNYLFTLRAKKRDEEGVFRYYIDRVFSLKGIGNVVTGTVIEGSVSKNEKLFDYDAGKEVLVRSVQSHDKFVERAGVSSRVALNLTGIELSELKKGQLLSKKGFFRGFREVDAVVTARNLIHSQSVTFCVGAKNVPAKVLILSQKDDSYFVTFKFQSDMFLKFDEAFVLISDARVIGGGRVLNPVLEPLKKAGKILFLAALLKHDFIGAFSILKEAHKNGFGIISSYQRFGLNHEEAVNVAKKVSNVFVDEKALNIYDLSAVERIKSVVKFMIEKNEFAVFSAQSISLKLAWASQNLAQKALDELERINLIAKNDGVYTKKGVDISKLKVRLEEKIYEILESGKLAPTAPYNIYDELEIDRLSGDNALKKLTAMGRVVRLEHNLFITRNSLKMALDKLREIIKNQGFVNVTNAKDALNLSRKYVIAYLEQLDLESDIMKQGNDRVFRG; from the coding sequence ATGAGTCTAATAATAGGAACAGCAGGGCATATCGACCACGGAAAAACCGCGCTTATAAAGGAGCTAAACGGCTTTGAGGGAGACAATCTTGAAGAGGAGAAAAAGCGTGGCATAACGATCGATCTAAGCTTTTCAAATTTAAGTAAAAATGATGAGAATATCGCCTTTATCGACGTGCCTGGGCATGAAAATCTCATAAAAACGATGATAAGTGGCGCGTATGGCTTTGATGCGTGTTTATTTGTGGTGGCAGCAAATGACGGCCTTATGCCTCAAAGCTTGGAGCACCTTGAAATTTTAAATCTCCTTGGTGTGAAGTCTTTGATAGTAGCGCTTACAAAGTGTGACCTCGTAGATGAAGCGACTATAAATTTAAGAAAAAAAGAGATAAGAGATGAAATTTCTAAATTTAAAAACCTGCAAATTTTAGAAATTTTTGCCGTTAGTATAAAGGATAAGGCAAGTATCGACGAGCTTAGAAACTACCTCTTTACGCTAAGAGCTAAAAAACGCGATGAAGAGGGCGTTTTTAGATACTACATCGATAGGGTTTTTAGCCTAAAAGGTATCGGAAATGTCGTGACTGGCACCGTGATAGAGGGAAGCGTTAGTAAAAATGAGAAGCTTTTTGACTACGACGCTGGCAAAGAGGTGCTAGTAAGAAGCGTGCAAAGCCACGATAAATTCGTAGAGCGTGCCGGAGTTAGCAGCCGTGTGGCGCTTAATCTAACTGGCATTGAGCTTAGCGAGCTAAAAAAGGGGCAGCTACTTAGCAAAAAGGGTTTTTTTAGGGGTTTTAGAGAGGTTGATGCGGTCGTAACTGCTAGAAATCTCATCCACTCTCAAAGTGTAACATTTTGCGTGGGCGCTAAAAATGTCCCTGCAAAGGTGCTGATCCTTAGCCAAAAAGATGATAGTTACTTTGTTACCTTTAAATTTCAAAGCGATATGTTTTTGAAATTTGACGAGGCCTTTGTGCTTATCTCAGATGCACGCGTGATAGGCGGTGGCAGAGTGCTAAATCCTGTGCTTGAGCCACTAAAAAAAGCTGGCAAAATTCTCTTTTTGGCTGCACTTTTAAAGCATGATTTCATTGGAGCATTTTCTATACTTAAAGAAGCCCACAAAAATGGCTTTGGCATTATCTCTTCTTATCAAAGATTTGGTCTAAATCACGAAGAGGCCGTAAATGTGGCTAAAAAAGTCTCAAACGTCTTTGTCGATGAAAAGGCTTTAAATATCTACGATCTAAGCGCGGTTGAGCGGATAAAATCTGTGGTTAAATTTATGATAGAAAAGAACGAATTTGCCGTTTTCTCAGCTCAAAGTATAAGCCTAAAGCTTGCTTGGGCTAGTCAAAATTTGGCTCAAAAAGCACTTGATGAGCTTGAGAGAATAAATTTAATCGCTAAAAATGATGGCGTCTATACAAAAAAGGGCGTTGATATTAGCAAACTAAAAGTAAGGCTTGAAGAGAAAATTTATGAAATTTTAGAAAGCGGAAAGCTAGCTCCAACGGCACCTTATAATATATATGATGAGCTGGAAATAGATAGGCTAAGTGGCGATAATGCACTTAAAAAACTTACTGCAATGGGCAGAGTTGTAAGGCTGGAGCATAACCTTTTCATCACTAGAAATTCGCTAAAAATGGCACTTGATAAGCTAAGAGAGATCATCAAAAATCAAGGCTTTGTAAATGTCACAAACGCCAAGGATGCACTAAATTTAAGCAGAAAATATGTTATCGCTTATCTTGAGCAGCTCGATCTTGAGAGTGACATAATGAAGCAAGGAAATGATAGAGTCTTTCGTGGTTAG